The following are encoded together in the Deltaproteobacteria bacterium genome:
- the plsX gene encoding phosphate acyltransferase PlsX, which translates to MTTIALDVMGGDFAPDDVLKGAAWISLDTDINVIIVGDEQLISKRLSELEYNPEHVSVYHATQRVNMDEHPKEAIDKKPDSSILVAARLVEDGKADAIVSAGNTGASILACAKTFKKLPGVSKAALAAVYPTELRRGEKNDPFSLILDVGATLNVTAQDLFAFGVMGSAYARIVSKNPDPKVALLSNGVEEIKGREEIVAAYGMLKQCNCMYFIGNIEGVDIPKGTADVVVCNGFDGNIVLKMLEGVSETMIRLARYAYKQHIAWKLGLFMLKGAISQLKQITDWEQYGGAPVLGFDHLFIKAHGRSRARATSNAIKVAAKAVRGKLIEQIVSTMQAHVK; encoded by the coding sequence ATGACAACAATCGCACTTGACGTAATGGGCGGCGATTTTGCGCCTGACGATGTTTTAAAGGGAGCTGCATGGATAAGTCTGGACACGGATATTAATGTTATCATTGTAGGGGATGAACAGCTTATATCAAAAAGATTAAGCGAACTTGAGTATAACCCCGAACATGTATCTGTTTATCATGCCACACAGCGCGTTAACATGGATGAGCATCCAAAAGAGGCTATTGATAAAAAGCCCGATTCGTCAATTCTTGTAGCAGCAAGACTTGTAGAGGATGGTAAAGCAGATGCGATTGTTAGTGCAGGGAATACGGGCGCTTCAATACTTGCATGTGCAAAGACATTTAAAAAACTGCCGGGAGTATCAAAAGCTGCTCTTGCGGCAGTTTATCCAACAGAATTAAGGAGAGGTGAAAAGAACGACCCGTTTTCTTTGATCCTTGATGTTGGTGCAACACTTAATGTAACGGCTCAAGATCTGTTTGCGTTTGGGGTAATGGGAAGTGCTTATGCAAGAATCGTGAGCAAGAATCCCGATCCAAAGGTTGCACTTCTTTCTAATGGGGTTGAAGAGATAAAAGGCAGAGAAGAGATTGTTGCAGCCTATGGCATGCTGAAGCAGTGTAATTGCATGTATTTTATCGGGAATATAGAAGGTGTTGACATTCCAAAAGGCACTGCCGACGTTGTCGTTTGCAATGGTTTTGACGGTAATATAGTGCTTAAGATGCTTGAAGGCGTTTCTGAAACAATGATCAGGCTAGCGCGATATGCTTACAAACAGCATATCGCATGGAAACTCGGTTTGTTTATGCTTAAGGGTGCCATTTCACAGTTGAAACAGATCACGGATTGGGAACAATACGGAGGTGCTCCTGTGCTTGGATTTGATCATCTGTTCATAAAGGCACATGGGAGATCAAGAGCAAGAGCTACATCCAATGCAATAAAGGTTGCCGCGAAGGCAGTGAGAGGCAAACTTATTGAGCAAATAGTATCAACCATGCAGGCACATGTTAAATAA
- a CDS encoding response regulator — MPDKEKLLIADDTATVLMLEEILLKKTGYDILKAKTGTEALKRVQLEKPRFALLDLVMPEMNGDAICRFIKSSEDLKHIKVIIITSHGNSEDRERAIKSGCDYFITKPINKKELLDIIAKR, encoded by the coding sequence ATGCCTGATAAAGAAAAGCTGCTTATAGCGGATGATACCGCGACAGTTCTTATGCTTGAAGAGATCTTACTTAAAAAAACTGGTTATGATATTTTAAAGGCCAAAACAGGGACAGAGGCTCTTAAAAGAGTCCAACTCGAAAAACCAAGATTTGCGCTGCTGGATCTGGTGATGCCGGAAATGAACGGCGATGCGATATGCAGGTTTATCAAAAGCAGTGAAGATCTCAAACACATAAAGGTGATAATCATAACTTCTCACGGCAATTCAGAAGACAGGGAACGGGCAATAAAAAGCGGCTGTGATTATTTTATAACCAAGCCGATAAATAAAAAAGAATTGCTTGACATAATAGCAAAACGTTAA
- the nadA gene encoding quinolinate synthase NadA: protein MENTQLQNRIRALLKEKRAVMLAHNYQRPEIQDVADFVGDSYELSVKASKTDADIIVFCGVRFMAETAKILSPSKTVLLPNINAGCPMADMITAQELSQLKKSYPDAWVVSYVNTNADVKAMTDVCCTSSNAIDIVKAVPSDRVIFVPDKNLGNYVKKFVKKEMIIWKGYCPTHHHVYPEEIKALKTKYPYAVFVCHPECRPEVVEIADKVASTSGILRFVREDNHGRFIIGTEEGIIHRLKKENPAKEFIIASHGFVCPNMKRTRLGDVLSALEKNQYEITLPEEIIEKARLSLERMISVL, encoded by the coding sequence ATGGAAAATACGCAATTACAAAATCGCATAAGGGCATTATTAAAAGAGAAACGTGCCGTAATGCTGGCGCACAATTATCAAAGACCGGAGATACAGGATGTTGCTGATTTCGTAGGCGACTCATATGAGCTCAGCGTAAAGGCTTCAAAAACGGACGCAGATATAATAGTTTTTTGCGGCGTAAGATTTATGGCTGAAACGGCAAAAATCCTGTCCCCTTCAAAGACTGTTCTATTGCCAAACATCAACGCAGGGTGTCCTATGGCCGATATGATAACTGCACAAGAGCTTTCTCAGCTTAAAAAATCCTACCCCGATGCCTGGGTAGTAAGCTATGTTAATACAAATGCGGATGTAAAGGCTATGACGGATGTTTGCTGTACATCATCGAACGCAATAGATATTGTAAAAGCAGTACCGTCTGACCGGGTTATCTTTGTCCCGGATAAGAATCTCGGGAATTATGTTAAAAAGTTTGTGAAAAAGGAAATGATTATCTGGAAAGGCTATTGCCCTACCCATCATCACGTATATCCCGAAGAAATAAAAGCGCTTAAAACCAAATATCCTTATGCTGTTTTTGTATGCCATCCCGAATGCAGACCGGAAGTGGTTGAGATTGCGGATAAGGTTGCATCAACCTCCGGCATTCTAAGGTTTGTCAGAGAGGACAATCACGGGAGATTTATCATAGGCACGGAAGAAGGCATAATTCATAGATTGAAAAAAGAAAATCCTGCAAAAGAGTTTATAATAGCGTCGCACGGGTTCGTTTGCCCCAATATGAAGAGGACAAGGCTTGGCGACGTTCTATCCGCGTTAGAGAAGAATCAATACGAGATTACCCTGCCGGAGGAAATCATTGAAAAAGCACGCCTCTCCCTTGAGCGTATGATTTCTGTCCTGTAG
- a CDS encoding (Fe-S)-binding protein: MELLKKYKREIEYCTFCPRLCRFECPTAIAESNETYTPTGKMSLVYLVEIAKADPEKVKDAFYMCVDCKHCITPCLHKIDVPKVLIEARAKVYESGISDQNIKKFAGLLEKYDHPYSHIMEDNLKEVVSGLHSRYKEQKKTNGMPPLAAPYQGEDHEKPSLDRGRVFYFPGCTALRFYKDTVKGVSRLLTVLDIDFDIMDEPTCCGYPGYAAGVKDWFQKTAAKLKGTLDKYDTVISTCPTCINTFKNIYRRNGIELRANPMHILEFIAPKIKQLLKQITKTDAVVAYHDPCHLGRHLGNYDTPREIIDLIYEKRVEFQWSKEEANCCGGGGAVPLTNPDTSSRIGKKRMEEFKITGADKLLTACPSCVRWLKKADERVEVIDIVDVLVKKLV, from the coding sequence ATGGAGCTTTTAAAAAAATATAAAAGGGAGATAGAGTACTGCACTTTCTGCCCCAGATTGTGTAGGTTTGAATGTCCTACGGCAATAGCAGAATCAAATGAAACATATACTCCAACGGGTAAGATGTCGCTTGTTTATCTGGTTGAGATTGCAAAGGCAGATCCTGAAAAGGTTAAAGACGCATTTTATATGTGCGTTGATTGTAAGCATTGTATAACACCATGCCTGCATAAGATTGATGTCCCTAAGGTGCTTATTGAAGCAAGGGCAAAGGTTTATGAATCAGGGATATCCGATCAGAACATAAAAAAGTTTGCAGGTTTACTTGAAAAGTACGACCATCCTTATAGCCATATAATGGAGGACAACCTGAAAGAGGTGGTCTCCGGTTTGCACAGTCGTTATAAGGAACAGAAGAAAACCAATGGCATGCCTCCACTTGCCGCTCCTTATCAAGGAGAGGATCACGAGAAGCCGTCCCTTGATAGGGGGAGGGTGTTTTATTTCCCCGGCTGCACTGCACTTAGGTTTTATAAGGATACCGTGAAAGGTGTAAGCCGGTTGCTTACCGTACTTGATATAGATTTTGATATTATGGATGAGCCCACGTGTTGCGGCTATCCAGGCTATGCTGCTGGCGTAAAGGACTGGTTCCAAAAGACTGCTGCCAAACTTAAAGGAACACTTGATAAATATGATACAGTTATAAGTACATGTCCTACATGTATAAATACATTCAAAAACATCTACAGGAGAAACGGCATTGAGCTCAGGGCAAACCCGATGCACATACTTGAGTTTATCGCACCAAAAATAAAACAGTTGTTAAAACAAATCACAAAGACCGATGCGGTTGTTGCTTATCATGATCCATGTCATCTCGGCAGGCATCTTGGCAATTATGATACGCCGCGAGAAATAATCGATCTGATTTATGAAAAGAGGGTTGAATTTCAATGGTCAAAAGAAGAGGCAAACTGCTGCGGCGGAGGCGGCGCAGTACCTTTGACTAATCCTGATACATCCTCAAGAATAGGTAAAAAGAGGATGGAAGAGTTCAAAATTACTGGTGCTGATAAACTTTTAACAGCATGCCCGAGCTGTGTAAGATGGCTTAAAAAGGCTGACGAGAGAGTAGAGGTTATCGATATAGTGGATGTTCTCGTAAAAAAGCTTGTTTGA
- a CDS encoding protein kinase — MNQLLINIKPYFAYIGHSIVNYTGKIMDPGTQILWGVIIILGVLFIIVHKMHRARKADINGEIQALEKKASRLLKLGRFVEAAKLYERANKIHEAADAYYNAGAIYYAAQLYKKLGIKDKEARALEQLGFYKEAGELYKELPMYDKAVENLLKAHELLQAATMLEATGNIEKAAKTYMSAGFNIKAGELFHKLGNNAMVATAYESGVVLPKGNIIPRAISNYALKSALAYNATGNIEKAAQVTERSGLFKQAAALYYKLDNFAKASELFLSAGDKKSAAKIMEKAGWQDKAALVMASYYEEKGMKREAIEQYEKLGRFEESAKLYETLGEKLKAADLYVKADKHVLAASIYRDMGYVDKSLSILESASEKDKQTEEAAALKLDLFLEKGMYKDAAAIIEQGLGGRSPSTANINLYYKLANIYEEEGRVKDAITIYNKLVKIDQGYLDITERIEKIKRLTEAPSPSVIDQYAKTVLLSDTGEGVLSKRYRLITELGRGGMGIVVKAQDIVLGRVVAVKLMSAGSATDPKRIDAFIREARTSASLNHPNIVTVYDVGEDRGAFYIVMEFVDGTILKKLLEDYPKGMDIMLCIFVSAQILKGLAYAHEKGIIHRDIKPSNIMWTPKRVAKLMDFGLAKAIEEIKHGETILGGTPLYMSPEQILGEKTDARTDIYSFGCTLYEMLTSKPPFIQGDIGYHHVHTEPPHLTDINTQIPAWLSDVVLKCLKKQPEQRYQSVEQLFNDMQAGYKTMKGTA, encoded by the coding sequence ATGAATCAGCTCCTAATCAACATAAAGCCCTATTTTGCTTATATTGGACATTCGATTGTTAATTATACGGGCAAGATCATGGATCCGGGCACACAGATATTGTGGGGAGTGATAATCATTTTAGGTGTATTGTTTATTATTGTACACAAAATGCATAGAGCAAGAAAAGCGGATATTAATGGAGAGATCCAAGCTTTAGAAAAAAAAGCAAGCAGACTTTTAAAGCTCGGCAGATTTGTTGAAGCTGCAAAGCTTTATGAAAGAGCTAACAAAATTCATGAGGCAGCGGACGCTTATTATAATGCGGGTGCAATTTATTATGCGGCGCAGCTTTATAAAAAGCTTGGAATAAAAGATAAAGAAGCAAGGGCATTAGAACAGCTCGGCTTCTACAAAGAAGCCGGGGAGCTTTACAAGGAGCTCCCCATGTATGATAAGGCGGTAGAGAACCTGCTTAAAGCACATGAACTGCTGCAAGCAGCAACTATGCTTGAAGCAACAGGCAATATTGAAAAAGCAGCCAAAACATATATGTCCGCTGGATTTAATATCAAGGCAGGTGAGCTTTTTCATAAACTCGGGAATAATGCAATGGTGGCAACTGCTTATGAATCCGGAGTTGTTTTGCCAAAAGGTAATATCATACCGAGGGCAATATCAAATTATGCACTAAAATCCGCACTGGCTTATAATGCAACAGGCAATATTGAGAAGGCTGCTCAGGTTACTGAAAGGTCAGGGCTTTTCAAGCAGGCTGCAGCGCTTTATTACAAACTTGATAACTTTGCAAAGGCGAGTGAATTGTTTTTATCAGCGGGTGATAAAAAATCCGCTGCTAAGATTATGGAAAAAGCAGGCTGGCAGGATAAAGCGGCGCTTGTTATGGCTTCATACTATGAAGAAAAAGGTATGAAGCGCGAAGCAATAGAGCAGTATGAGAAGCTTGGCAGGTTTGAAGAATCAGCAAAATTATACGAGACACTTGGAGAAAAACTTAAAGCAGCAGACCTGTATGTAAAAGCAGACAAACATGTTCTTGCGGCATCAATATACAGGGATATGGGCTATGTGGATAAATCATTATCAATACTCGAATCAGCATCAGAAAAAGATAAGCAGACAGAAGAAGCCGCGGCATTAAAACTCGATCTGTTCCTTGAAAAGGGCATGTACAAAGACGCTGCTGCGATTATAGAGCAGGGACTGGGCGGACGCTCTCCGAGTACAGCAAATATAAACCTTTATTATAAGCTTGCGAATATCTATGAAGAAGAAGGCAGGGTAAAGGACGCTATAACCATCTATAACAAGCTCGTCAAGATCGATCAAGGCTACCTTGACATTACAGAACGTATAGAAAAAATAAAAAGGCTTACAGAAGCGCCCTCACCATCCGTTATTGATCAATACGCAAAAACCGTTCTGCTCTCGGACACGGGTGAAGGGGTATTATCAAAAAGGTATAGGCTTATCACCGAGCTTGGCAGAGGGGGCATGGGCATCGTGGTAAAGGCACAGGACATTGTCCTCGGGCGGGTTGTTGCTGTAAAGCTAATGTCCGCGGGTAGTGCAACAGATCCAAAGCGTATAGACGCTTTTATTAGGGAAGCACGGACATCTGCATCTCTAAATCATCCGAATATCGTTACAGTGTATGATGTTGGAGAGGATAGGGGTGCATTTTACATCGTAATGGAATTCGTAGACGGGACCATACTAAAAAAGCTACTCGAAGATTATCCAAAAGGTATGGACATTATGCTTTGCATTTTTGTCTCTGCACAAATACTGAAGGGTCTTGCTTATGCACATGAAAAGGGCATAATCCACCGGGATATAAAACCTTCGAACATTATGTGGACGCCAAAACGCGTTGCAAAACTTATGGACTTCGGGCTTGCAAAAGCGATTGAAGAGATCAAACATGGCGAAACAATTCTTGGGGGCACACCACTTTATATGTCACCGGAACAAATTCTCGGAGAGAAAACGGATGCAAGAACGGATATTTATTCATTCGGCTGTACACTGTATGAAATGCTCACATCAAAGCCGCCATTTATACAGGGCGACATAGGCTATCATCATGTTCACACAGAGCCACCCCATTTAACCGATATTAATACACAAATCCCTGCATGGCTTTCAGATGTTGTGCTTAAATGCCTTAAGAAGCAGCCTGAACAAAGGTATCAATCTGTAGAGCAGTTATTTAATGATATGCAAGCGGGCTATAAAACAATGAAGGGCACGGCATAA
- a CDS encoding non-canonical purine NTP pyrophosphatase: protein MTFQKRLLLATQNHAKFLEIKSIIERYAQSHKITILTPDRSPIADIKEGIQSYEANAKAKAMYFTERFRVDSLGEDSGIEIPALNGFPGVVSARFVKGSDMDRNNALLERMKHLEGHDRHALFKAYVVIACTNGSFFTGYGALEGHITEALSGSNGFGYDSIFVPDGCDITLAKLNPEEKNGISHRKKAIMSVIEEYLRSG from the coding sequence ATGACTTTTCAAAAAAGGCTTTTACTTGCTACACAGAACCATGCAAAGTTCTTAGAGATAAAATCGATAATAGAACGGTATGCACAATCGCATAAGATTACGATTTTAACGCCTGACAGAAGTCCGATTGCCGATATTAAAGAAGGTATCCAATCCTATGAGGCAAATGCTAAGGCAAAAGCCATGTATTTTACAGAGCGGTTCCGGGTTGATTCGCTTGGGGAGGACTCCGGTATAGAAATCCCCGCTCTTAATGGATTCCCTGGTGTTGTCTCGGCAAGGTTTGTAAAGGGCAGTGATATGGATAGAAACAATGCATTGCTTGAAAGAATGAAGCATCTGGAAGGGCATGACAGGCATGCCTTATTCAAGGCTTACGTTGTTATAGCCTGTACGAATGGATCTTTTTTTACAGGATACGGTGCATTAGAAGGGCACATAACGGAAGCCCTGTCAGGTTCCAACGGTTTTGGATATGATTCCATATTTGTACCCGACGGTTGTGATATTACACTTGCTAAGCTCAATCCTGAAGAAAAAAACGGGATCAGCCATAGAAAAAAGGCGATCATGTCGGTTATAGAGGAATACCTGAGGTCAGGTTAA
- a CDS encoding vitamin B12-dependent ribonucleotide reductase, producing MKTNISHLTPPFPVKLTDNAQKVLAKRYLKKDETGTPVETPDQMFLRVAYNIAKIDGDYEPAADIEALAYRFYDMMANLEFLPNSPTLMNAGRELGQLSACFVLPVEDSMESIFETIKHTALIHKSGGGTGFSFSRIRPKNDVVLSTKGISSGPISFMTVFDAATETIKQGGTRRGANMGILRVDHPDILEFIHSKEQTDKLNNFNISVAITEAFMKAADNNEEYGLINPRTKGPAGRLNARDIFNKIIHQAWLTGEPGIIFIDRINLDNPTPNIGTIESTNPCGEQPLLPYESCNLGSINLSNMVMDGSVDFEKLKKTTIDAVHFLDNVIDANRFPLHAIEQMTKANRKIGLGVMGFADMLVKLEIPYDSEEAIELGSKVMKTILEHGKEMSHELAGRRGAFPNFKGSVYDKPGNTPLRNATITTIAPTGTLSIIAGVSSGIEPVFALAYVRNVLDNAKLPELHPLFFDKAKQEHFYSEKLVNEILNHGSVRGIDDVPEKWQGIFGVAHDITPIWHIKMQAAFQKYVDNAVSKTVNFHKDAKENDIEEVYWLAYRLGCKGVTVYRDGSRENQVLSISINDKKETEKDVPPNVPKAPKPRPEVIAGLTRRMTTGCGNLYVTINEDPEGPFEVFAAMGKAGGCSASQTEAISRLVSLSLRSGLDKETIIKQLKGVRCPAPAREKGGGIILSCADAIAKAIERYLEEKKGIQNTESKPAFTLTIATSGSSTKHNIKETPYVLEGDMLYPTCPECGSVMMPSEGCYTCQSCGFSKCS from the coding sequence GTGAAAACAAATATTAGCCATCTTACACCACCTTTTCCAGTAAAGCTTACTGATAATGCACAAAAGGTGCTTGCAAAAAGATATTTAAAAAAAGATGAAACGGGTACGCCGGTTGAAACCCCGGACCAAATGTTTCTCCGTGTTGCTTATAACATAGCAAAGATAGACGGTGATTATGAACCTGCTGCTGATATAGAAGCACTTGCATATAGGTTCTATGATATGATGGCTAATCTTGAATTTTTACCAAACTCCCCGACTTTAATGAATGCAGGCAGGGAGCTTGGTCAGCTCTCTGCCTGCTTTGTTTTGCCTGTAGAGGACTCAATGGAAAGTATATTTGAAACCATAAAGCATACAGCATTAATACATAAAAGCGGAGGTGGTACAGGTTTTTCTTTCTCCCGCATAAGACCAAAAAATGATGTTGTTCTATCCACAAAAGGCATATCAAGCGGTCCAATATCCTTTATGACAGTGTTTGATGCTGCAACAGAGACAATAAAGCAGGGTGGAACCCGCAGGGGCGCCAATATGGGGATACTGCGCGTGGATCACCCTGACATACTGGAGTTTATTCATTCAAAGGAACAAACGGATAAATTAAATAACTTTAACATCTCAGTAGCGATTACAGAGGCATTTATGAAGGCTGCTGATAACAATGAAGAGTATGGGCTGATCAATCCAAGAACAAAAGGACCTGCCGGCAGATTGAATGCGCGTGATATATTTAATAAGATTATACATCAGGCATGGCTTACCGGTGAGCCCGGCATCATATTTATAGACAGGATCAATCTCGATAATCCAACACCCAATATTGGTACAATAGAGAGCACAAATCCTTGCGGTGAACAGCCGTTACTTCCTTATGAGTCCTGTAATCTTGGCTCTATAAACCTTTCAAACATGGTTATGGATGGATCCGTTGATTTTGAGAAACTTAAAAAGACTACTATCGATGCGGTGCACTTCCTTGATAATGTGATTGATGCAAACAGATTCCCTTTGCATGCTATTGAACAGATGACCAAGGCCAATAGGAAAATAGGCCTTGGTGTAATGGGGTTTGCAGATATGCTCGTTAAGCTTGAAATACCTTATGATTCGGAAGAGGCTATTGAGCTTGGTTCAAAAGTCATGAAAACCATACTTGAGCATGGTAAAGAAATGTCGCATGAACTCGCAGGGAGAAGAGGCGCATTCCCAAACTTTAAAGGCAGTGTGTATGATAAACCTGGCAATACTCCTCTGAGAAATGCAACCATTACGACAATTGCACCAACAGGCACACTCAGTATCATTGCCGGTGTATCAAGCGGCATAGAACCTGTATTTGCACTTGCTTATGTTAGAAATGTACTTGATAATGCAAAGCTGCCGGAACTTCATCCTTTGTTTTTTGATAAGGCAAAACAGGAACATTTTTATTCCGAAAAGCTTGTGAACGAGATCCTTAATCACGGTAGCGTAAGGGGTATTGATGATGTGCCTGAAAAATGGCAGGGTATTTTTGGGGTTGCACATGACATAACTCCTATCTGGCATATAAAAATGCAGGCCGCTTTTCAAAAGTATGTTGATAATGCGGTTAGCAAAACAGTAAACTTTCATAAAGATGCAAAAGAAAACGATATAGAAGAGGTTTACTGGCTTGCATACCGGCTTGGATGCAAAGGCGTTACAGTATACAGGGATGGGAGCCGTGAAAATCAGGTGTTATCGATCAGCATTAATGATAAAAAAGAAACAGAAAAAGACGTACCTCCGAATGTCCCAAAGGCGCCGAAACCAAGGCCGGAGGTTATTGCAGGATTGACAAGACGTATGACAACGGGATGTGGAAATCTGTATGTTACTATAAATGAGGATCCAGAAGGCCCTTTTGAGGTATTTGCCGCAATGGGTAAGGCAGGAGGGTGCAGCGCATCTCAAACAGAGGCAATATCGAGACTTGTATCACTTTCTCTCAGATCAGGCCTTGATAAGGAAACGATCATAAAACAATTAAAAGGCGTAAGATGTCCTGCACCTGCAAGGGAAAAGGGAGGAGGTATTATACTCTCCTGTGCGGATGCCATTGCAAAGGCTATTGAAAGATATCTTGAGGAAAAAAAAGGCATACAGAATACCGAATCAAAGCCGGCTTTCACCCTTACAATAGCTACTTCTGGGAGTAGTACAAAACACAATATAAAGGAAACACCCTATGTGCTTGAAGGGGACATGCTTTATCCAACATGTCCTGAATGCGGCAGTGTAATGATGCCGTCGGAAGGATGCTACACCTGCCAGAGCTGTGGGTTTTCTAAATGCTCTTAA
- a CDS encoding twin-arginine translocase TatA/TatE family subunit, with product MFDIGMPELIVIFVIILVLFGGKKLPEVGKSLGEAIKNFKKAMNEIEATPKNDEKKELESGKQEEKKSDSTHTN from the coding sequence ATGTTTGATATCGGTATGCCAGAGCTAATAGTGATATTCGTAATTATCCTTGTGCTTTTTGGCGGCAAAAAACTTCCTGAGGTTGGGAAAAGCCTTGGAGAAGCAATAAAAAACTTTAAAAAGGCTATGAATGAAATAGAGGCAACTCCTAAAAACGATGAAAAGAAAGAGCTTGAATCAGGTAAGCAGGAAGAAAAAAAGTCTGACAGTACACATACAAATTAG